A genomic window from Tolypothrix sp. PCC 7910 includes:
- a CDS encoding plasmid replication protein, CyRepA1 family, translating to MHLHYLHPQHLEELVKSSGINLHIAKLNFLSLQGINAYEYLLISELLPRTNTGMVKNAWLQRYAHITEGGWWCSGLDPVNNWQMMEWGCFKPNQPRINQNGKAIKYEHPPSTPTRVFCLRVTLDVWQQVAQRYNISLPNSISIAASGEAVGFWQWVMEQNIPLIICEGAKKAATLLSQGYAAIAIPGITSGYRVVKDDFGKVTRRQLIPDLGIFTLKKRTFYICFDFETKPKTIAAVNNAISQLGFLFQEKNCPVKVIELPGVEKGVDEFIVAKGAGSFEKVYRQSVDLEVYLALTKPHTELTIPAAITVNSPYLGEIPFPTSGLVGVKSAKGTGKTTGLKAVVHQAKNRNQPILLITHRIQLGKFLCEKIGINWGINYGERQENIYQYPMPNPPCPMPNSFGLCVDSIWKLNPEDWQGAIVILDEVEQSLWHLLNSNTCKQKRVKILKIFQQLISTVLSTGGLVIAQDADLSDVSLEYLQGLAGTKLTPWIVLNQWQPERGWDVTFYDSPNPTPLIHQLELDLIAGRKCYVTTDSRTGRYSCETIERYLKERLEKLRRQFPKTLVVSSQTTNTPGHAAVDFVAEINEKIPEYETVFVTPSIGTGISIDVQHFDRVYGIFQGVIPDSEVRQALARVRDNVPRVVWCAKRGIGLIGSGSTNYRLLSYWYQENQKDNLALLSPLHKIDVDLPLVYDPIHLRTWAKLSARVNASIRLYRQSLQEGLITDGHQIWARSNAVHNNIIRDLRLAFLATDPQDFTNRKRLILEIVKVQKEWTEKRQKSKEIKRKIRDIKQQNQLLAATSVANARDIDYVEYENLLVKHSLTQDERNAVEKYVLRQRYGIEVTPNLKLQDDRGYYGQLLTHYYLTHESEYFHIRDRQEWHQQLSWGDGQVFLPDLKTYTLKVEAMRALGMVDFLAVGREFTEDEPDLILLKNLAVQNSKHIKRVLGINLGSIPEHISGIKILSRLLNLLGLKLKRVDAGYQIDSETLDDGRQKIFAIWHRRDELMLTHLRNMRDESVHPISEWQPVVAIRN from the coding sequence ATGCATCTGCACTATTTACACCCCCAACACCTTGAGGAATTAGTCAAGAGCAGTGGCATAAATTTACACATTGCGAAGCTGAATTTTTTGTCCCTTCAAGGGATTAACGCCTATGAGTACCTGTTGATTTCTGAGTTACTTCCCCGCACCAACACCGGGATGGTGAAAAACGCCTGGTTGCAGCGTTACGCCCATATCACCGAAGGCGGTTGGTGGTGTTCGGGACTCGATCCGGTGAATAATTGGCAAATGATGGAATGGGGATGCTTTAAGCCAAACCAACCCCGGATAAATCAAAATGGTAAGGCTATCAAGTATGAACATCCCCCCAGTACACCAACGCGGGTGTTTTGTCTGCGCGTGACACTCGATGTTTGGCAGCAAGTCGCCCAGCGTTACAATATCTCTTTACCCAACAGTATTAGTATTGCTGCCAGTGGCGAAGCTGTAGGCTTTTGGCAATGGGTGATGGAACAGAATATTCCCCTAATTATTTGCGAAGGGGCGAAGAAAGCAGCCACACTCTTAAGCCAAGGATATGCTGCGATCGCAATTCCGGGAATTACTAGTGGCTACCGCGTTGTCAAAGATGACTTTGGTAAAGTTACTCGTCGTCAACTAATTCCTGACTTAGGAATTTTTACTCTCAAAAAACGTACTTTTTATATTTGCTTTGATTTTGAAACTAAACCCAAAACTATCGCCGCAGTTAATAACGCCATTTCTCAACTAGGTTTTTTATTCCAAGAAAAAAACTGCCCTGTAAAAGTTATTGAACTACCAGGAGTAGAAAAAGGCGTTGATGAGTTTATTGTTGCTAAAGGTGCGGGTAGTTTTGAGAAGGTTTATCGCCAAAGTGTTGATTTAGAAGTTTATCTAGCTTTAACCAAACCCCATACCGAATTAACGATTCCCGCTGCAATTACTGTCAATTCCCCTTATTTAGGTGAAATTCCTTTTCCCACCTCTGGTTTAGTAGGGGTGAAATCAGCTAAGGGAACGGGTAAAACTACAGGATTAAAAGCTGTCGTTCATCAAGCTAAAAATAGAAATCAACCTATTTTATTAATTACCCATAGAATCCAACTTGGAAAGTTTTTATGTGAAAAAATCGGCATTAACTGGGGAATCAATTACGGAGAACGCCAAGAAAATATTTACCAATACCCAATGCCCAATCCCCCATGCCCTATGCCCAATTCCTTTGGATTGTGCGTCGATTCTATTTGGAAGCTGAATCCAGAAGATTGGCAAGGAGCAATTGTAATTTTAGATGAAGTAGAGCAGTCTTTATGGCATCTACTAAACAGTAATACTTGTAAACAAAAACGCGTCAAAATATTAAAAATATTCCAACAACTAATCTCTACTGTTTTAAGCACTGGAGGATTAGTAATTGCCCAAGATGCAGATTTATCTGATGTTTCTTTGGAATATTTACAGGGATTAGCCGGAACTAAATTAACGCCTTGGATAGTTTTAAATCAATGGCAACCCGAACGAGGTTGGGATGTAACTTTTTATGATTCTCCTAACCCAACGCCGTTAATTCATCAATTGGAATTAGATTTAATCGCTGGACGAAAATGTTATGTAACTACCGATAGTAGAACTGGGCGTTACAGTTGTGAAACAATTGAACGGTATTTAAAAGAACGCCTGGAGAAATTACGCCGCCAATTTCCTAAAACTTTAGTGGTTAGCAGCCAAACTACAAATACACCAGGCCATGCGGCAGTTGATTTTGTAGCAGAAATTAATGAAAAAATTCCCGAATATGAGACGGTATTTGTTACCCCTAGCATTGGCACAGGGATTAGTATTGACGTGCAACATTTTGATAGAGTATATGGCATCTTCCAAGGCGTAATTCCAGATTCAGAGGTTCGCCAAGCATTAGCGAGAGTGCGGGATAATGTGCCACGTGTGGTTTGGTGTGCCAAGCGGGGGATTGGTTTAATTGGTAGCGGCAGTACAAATTATCGTTTGCTTTCCTATTGGTATCAGGAGAACCAAAAAGACAATTTAGCTTTGTTAAGTCCTCTGCATAAAATTGATGTTGATCTACCCTTAGTTTATGACCCGATTCATTTACGAACATGGGCGAAATTATCTGCTAGGGTAAATGCTTCCATTCGTCTTTATCGCCAATCTTTACAAGAAGGGTTAATTACAGATGGACATCAAATTTGGGCAAGAAGTAATGCCGTACATAATAATATTATTCGCGATTTACGCCTAGCATTTTTAGCAACAGATCCGCAAGATTTCACCAATCGCAAGAGGTTAATTCTAGAGATTGTCAAAGTTCAAAAAGAATGGACAGAAAAACGGCAAAAATCTAAAGAGATTAAACGTAAAATTCGCGATATTAAACAGCAAAATCAATTGTTAGCGGCAACATCTGTAGCTAATGCTAGGGATATTGATTATGTTGAGTATGAGAATTTGTTGGTTAAACATTCCCTAACTCAAGATGAACGGAACGCCGTTGAGAAATATGTTCTCAGGCAAAGATACGGTATAGAAGTTACGCCGAATTTGAAATTGCAAGATGATAGAGGATATTACGGGCAACTGTTAACTCACTATTATTTAACCCACGAAAGCGAGTATTTTCACATTCGCGATCGCCAGGAATGGCACCAACAATTATCATGGGGTGATGGGCAGGTTTTTCTACCAGATTTAAAGACTTATACGCTAAAAGTTGAGGCAATGAGAGCCTTAGGAATGGTGGATTTTCTGGCAGTAGGTAGAGAATTTACAGAAGATGAGCCAGATTTAATTCTGTTGAAAAATTTAGCAGTACAGAATAGTAAACATATTAAGAGAGTACTGGGTATTAATTTAGGAAGCATACCCGAACATATTTCGGGAATTAAAATACTCAGTCGGTTGTTAAATTTGTTGGGTTTAAAATTAAAACGAGTGGATGCAGGTTATCAAATTGACTCCGAAACCCTTGATGATGGTAGACAAAAAATATTTGCGATTTGGCATCGAAGGGATGAGTTAATGTTGACTCATTTACGAAATATGAGAGATGAGTCGGTTCATCCTATATCGGAATGGCAACCAGTAGTAGCAATTCGGAATTAA
- a CDS encoding DUF2382 domain-containing protein encodes MALYKLEDFDPNYRDTFQGDDIKGLGVYAEGSDDKIGSVSDVLVDDEGHFRYLVVDLGFWIFGKKVLLPIGRARIDYNVDRVYAIGMTRKQAEDLPEFNERSGVDYDYEERVRGVYRRPGDLASNRSLEGTSTLESATPLDASAPLDRNYQPAVTPTPTYNRDTYRYEHEPSLFGINEADNQTLRLYEERLIANKKRQKTGEVAIGKRVETDTARVAVPVERERVVIERVTPTDAGATVTPGEANFREGEVARVEIYEETPEIRKEAFVREEVRVTKVVEQETSEAQATVRREELDVDTTGGLPIEER; translated from the coding sequence ATGGCGCTATACAAACTAGAAGATTTCGATCCTAACTACCGAGATACCTTTCAAGGTGATGATATTAAAGGACTTGGTGTCTATGCGGAAGGCAGCGATGACAAAATTGGTAGTGTAAGTGATGTTTTAGTAGACGATGAAGGACATTTCCGTTATTTAGTCGTTGATTTGGGTTTCTGGATTTTTGGTAAAAAAGTATTGTTACCCATTGGACGTGCGCGCATCGACTATAACGTTGATCGCGTCTATGCTATCGGTATGACCAGAAAGCAAGCAGAAGACTTACCTGAGTTTAATGAACGCTCAGGAGTTGATTACGACTATGAAGAGCGAGTACGTGGTGTATATCGTCGTCCTGGTGACCTAGCATCAAACCGTTCTTTAGAAGGCACGTCTACTCTAGAATCAGCAACACCTCTAGATGCTTCTGCACCTTTAGATAGAAACTATCAGCCAGCAGTTACACCAACCCCAACTTACAACCGCGATACTTATCGTTACGAACACGAGCCTTCTTTGTTCGGAATTAACGAGGCGGATAATCAAACTCTGAGATTATATGAAGAACGCCTAATTGCTAATAAGAAACGCCAGAAAACTGGAGAAGTAGCGATTGGTAAGCGAGTGGAAACTGACACTGCAAGAGTAGCAGTTCCTGTAGAAAGAGAACGTGTGGTAATTGAGCGTGTTACACCAACAGATGCGGGTGCTACTGTTACTCCAGGTGAAGCTAACTTCCGTGAAGGTGAAGTTGCTCGCGTAGAAATTTATGAAGAAACTCCTGAAATTCGCAAAGAAGCATTTGTGCGTGAAGAAGTCAGAGTGACAAAAGTTGTTGAGCAAGAAACATCAGAAGCGCAAGCAACAGTACGTCGTGAAGAATTAGATGTAGACACAACTGGTGGTCTACCAATTGAAGAACGCTAA
- a CDS encoding FAD-binding oxidoreductase has translation MKTYDWIVVGAGITGATLSYELAKVGFSVLLLEQFQTPDNATRYSYGGLAYWSGTTPLTRQLCEEAIARYQILSQELGTDIEFRELDLLLTIPAAIDPQITATSYNNVRIPPQLLTVTEACELEPLLNKDAISGALTVKHGHIHAEKTTQAYIQAFLRLGGEIKIERVLQILPNVVKTSTTNFSSANVAICAGGLSRQLLKSAGIAIKVYFTHAEVIKTPPVELRLNTLVMPANMQRFQLEAKSTQVDELWNQPDNEPLPPILDAGAIQFQDGSLRLGQISRVLTNPDGKVNSQESENWLRKSIGKVLPLLENLPGTWHKCLVAFSSNSLPLIGAVPECESIHIFSGFSNPLVLVPPLAQRFANFASTKQDDIITQLLLK, from the coding sequence ATGAAGACTTACGACTGGATTGTTGTTGGTGCGGGAATTACAGGTGCGACGCTTTCCTACGAACTAGCAAAGGTTGGTTTTTCAGTTCTCTTGTTAGAACAATTTCAAACACCAGACAACGCAACCCGGTATAGTTATGGTGGGTTGGCTTATTGGTCAGGAACTACACCGCTAACTCGTCAACTCTGCGAAGAAGCGATCGCGCGTTATCAAATCCTATCCCAAGAATTAGGCACTGATATTGAATTTCGCGAATTAGATTTATTACTAACTATTCCAGCTGCTATCGATCCACAAATCACAGCTACATCCTATAATAATGTCCGCATTCCGCCCCAACTACTTACCGTTACCGAAGCTTGTGAACTAGAACCACTGTTAAATAAAGATGCAATCTCAGGTGCTTTAACGGTAAAACACGGACATATTCATGCAGAAAAAACTACACAAGCCTACATCCAAGCTTTTCTCCGGCTTGGCGGTGAAATCAAAATAGAACGAGTATTACAGATATTACCTAACGTTGTTAAAACAAGTACTACAAATTTCAGCAGTGCTAATGTTGCGATTTGCGCTGGTGGACTCAGCCGCCAGTTACTCAAATCTGCTGGAATTGCCATCAAAGTATATTTTACCCACGCAGAAGTGATTAAAACTCCACCTGTTGAATTGCGGTTAAATACTTTAGTAATGCCAGCAAATATGCAAAGATTTCAACTAGAAGCCAAATCTACTCAAGTTGATGAATTATGGAATCAACCTGATAACGAACCACTGCCACCAATCTTAGATGCAGGTGCAATTCAGTTTCAAGATGGTAGTTTGCGCTTAGGACAAATTAGCCGCGTTCTCACAAACCCTGATGGTAAGGTAAACTCCCAAGAAAGTGAAAATTGGTTGCGAAAAAGTATTGGCAAAGTTTTACCACTGTTAGAAAATTTACCTGGTACGTGGCACAAATGTTTAGTTGCTTTTAGTAGCAATAGCTTACCTTTAATTGGTGCTGTTCCAGAATGTGAAAGCATACATATTTTTTCTGGCTTTAGCAATCCTTTAGTATTAGTACCACCTTTAGCACAGCGCTTTGCTAACTTTGCTAGCACCAAGCAAGATGATATTATTACCCAACTATTATTAAAGTAA
- a CDS encoding DUF4864 domain-containing protein gives MEITNSDTIAIRYVIERQLEAFQKDDTVGAFAFASPGIKTQFRTAENFIEMVRVTYPAVYRPRSVLFQNIITIHGKITQPVLLLGPDGVPVKTLYLMEKQPDITWKINGCVLLPVEAEFN, from the coding sequence ATGGAAATCACTAATAGCGATACTATCGCCATACGTTATGTTATTGAACGTCAATTAGAAGCTTTTCAAAAGGATGATACTGTAGGCGCTTTTGCTTTTGCTAGTCCGGGAATTAAAACCCAATTTCGCACTGCAGAAAACTTTATAGAAATGGTGCGGGTAACTTATCCGGCTGTTTATCGTCCTCGCTCTGTATTATTTCAAAATATAATCACTATCCACGGAAAAATAACTCAACCTGTACTGTTACTTGGCCCAGATGGAGTGCCTGTTAAAACATTATATTTAATGGAAAAGCAGCCTGACATTACATGGAAAATTAACGGATGTGTTTTATTACCCGTGGAGGCTGAATTTAATTAG
- a CDS encoding SGNH/GDSL hydrolase family protein produces the protein MRDSYLLAASLLTGLAIPASALPQMSIILPENSQLQWELNQNSQLTVAEKAIPNFDISLSDFTSQALQFLNTQPALAKKTIPNGNFFLPDLTNQDLATPVQSSLNPTSVGTNRTLASGSQLYYQRLAALKTGQVSKGVDDDSLRSLSESAKKPQLTYEDWKRLLALEAKAIAQSQGGNRLGIMVGDSLSMWFPEEKLPSTKLWLNQGISGDTSGGVLKRLGAFSQTRPDVIYVMAGINDLRKGVSDEVILRNHRQIMRRLRQNHPKAQIIIQSILPTRLPTISNQRIRNLNNQLALMAKQEKVSYANMYRWFTDFEGNLRLELTTDGLHLSPDGYEVWQAALDQIELRLSQRDN, from the coding sequence ATGAGGGATTCTTATCTGTTGGCAGCAAGCTTGTTAACAGGATTGGCAATACCAGCATCGGCTCTTCCCCAGATGTCGATTATCCTGCCAGAAAATTCTCAATTACAGTGGGAATTAAATCAAAATTCGCAGCTAACAGTGGCTGAAAAAGCCATCCCTAATTTTGACATCTCCCTATCGGACTTTACTAGTCAGGCTTTGCAATTTTTAAATACACAGCCAGCATTAGCAAAGAAAACCATCCCCAATGGTAATTTTTTCTTACCAGATTTGACCAACCAGGATTTAGCAACGCCAGTACAATCATCACTTAATCCTACTTCAGTTGGCACTAACCGCACACTGGCATCAGGTAGCCAACTTTATTATCAAAGACTAGCCGCCCTAAAAACAGGCCAAGTTTCTAAAGGCGTAGATGATGATAGCTTGCGATCGCTCTCGGAGTCAGCGAAGAAACCACAATTAACCTATGAAGATTGGAAACGTTTATTAGCTTTGGAAGCTAAAGCGATCGCCCAAAGTCAAGGGGGAAATCGCCTAGGTATTATGGTAGGCGATTCTTTAAGTATGTGGTTTCCAGAGGAAAAACTGCCATCTACTAAATTGTGGCTTAATCAAGGAATATCCGGAGATACCTCTGGTGGTGTCTTAAAAAGATTGGGAGCATTTTCTCAAACACGACCAGATGTTATATACGTCATGGCTGGGATTAACGATTTACGCAAAGGTGTAAGTGATGAAGTAATTTTGCGTAATCATCGCCAGATTATGCGCCGCTTACGACAGAATCACCCAAAAGCTCAAATTATTATTCAATCGATTTTACCGACTCGTCTACCAACAATTTCTAACCAACGTATTCGTAATCTCAATAATCAACTGGCACTGATGGCCAAACAAGAAAAAGTTAGTTATGCGAATATGTATAGGTGGTTTACAGACTTTGAAGGTAATTTGCGTCTAGAGTTGACTACTGATGGCTTACATCTTTCACCCGATGGGTATGAAGTTTGGCAAGCAGCATTAGACCAGATAGAATTAAGGCTAAGTCAGCGCGATAATTAA
- the psb34 gene encoding photosystem II assembly protein Psb34 produces the protein MYTTINESGILNNYATEPELYYAEYPNQELQNRYKFQAAIGTLLVTTLFLVALGVS, from the coding sequence ATGTATACCACCATCAACGAAAGCGGCATTCTTAACAATTACGCAACTGAACCCGAACTTTACTACGCTGAATATCCCAACCAAGAGTTGCAAAATCGTTACAAGTTTCAAGCAGCAATTGGTACTTTATTAGTCACAACTCTATTTTTAGTTGCTTTGGGCGTTAGCTAA
- a CDS encoding phytanoyl-CoA dioxygenase family protein has translation MSKYLAGNKPTREQINKWIEYFHTNGFLVIENVLTPEQCELLRNDLDTALKQTEGNNYHKSKKIMKRMFEHSQHNLNLFAMEPIVTFAEHLIGEANGIGYAINDGIPNANVIHVIHNNSFKIPSQTDGLAKNAWHQDDTPHILSLDGQPLTNVRLNVLAFTVNYYLTDVLSEENGPTQVIPGSHLFGKFCNGDISGYEDKIYSCLGAMGSAVCFNNQVWHRGSKNSSANTRYITQITYAKRLVGHKYAPFMNYQMPSHCYEGADERLKQLLGFLPNGAYG, from the coding sequence ATGTCTAAATATTTAGCCGGAAATAAGCCAACTAGAGAGCAAATTAATAAATGGATTGAGTATTTTCATACTAATGGCTTTCTGGTAATTGAGAATGTGTTAACGCCTGAACAATGTGAACTTCTTAGAAATGATTTAGACACAGCGCTCAAGCAGACTGAAGGTAACAATTATCATAAATCCAAAAAGATTATGAAGCGAATGTTTGAGCATTCTCAGCATAATCTGAATCTTTTTGCTATGGAGCCAATTGTGACATTTGCAGAACATTTAATTGGTGAAGCAAATGGAATAGGCTATGCAATCAATGATGGGATTCCCAATGCAAATGTCATTCATGTGATTCACAATAACTCATTTAAAATTCCTTCGCAAACTGACGGTTTGGCGAAAAATGCTTGGCATCAAGACGATACTCCGCACATACTTTCCCTTGATGGTCAACCTTTAACTAATGTTCGTTTAAATGTTTTGGCATTCACTGTGAATTATTACCTCACAGATGTACTATCTGAAGAAAATGGGCCTACTCAGGTGATTCCCGGCTCTCATCTATTTGGTAAGTTCTGCAATGGTGATATTTCAGGATATGAAGACAAAATTTATAGCTGCTTAGGCGCAATGGGTTCTGCCGTTTGCTTTAACAATCAGGTATGGCATAGAGGCTCTAAAAACTCTTCTGCGAACACTCGCTATATTACGCAGATTACCTACGCAAAAAGGCTAGTTGGTCATAAATATGCACCATTTATGAATTATCAAATGCCTAGTCATTGCTATGAAGGGGCAGACGAAAGATTAAAACAACTTTTAGGATTTCTCCCTAATGGGGCTTATGGTTAA
- the abc-f gene encoding ribosomal protection-like ABC-F family protein: protein MQKKSILLAENLGYQLGSTRTLFEKVQVSIAAGDRIALVGSNGVGKSTLLKILAGQITPSNGSVWCKGNVYYLPQISTIRQEISAETVLDFLSTKSDEWWQIEEVLQTQFHTTIDLSLLMTNLSGGELTKLFLAIGLSQAPNILLLDEPTNHMDLLALENLRQILVNFSGAYIIVSHKPLFLDQVAEVTWELTSEGVKVYGGNFSEYRQQKEIELAAAVRSHEVARKELKRVQTTAMQEQQRAAQSQRQGRAKFLNGSIDRMSAGLIKAKAEAASGNANKKHELAVAKATRNVADTKVKTTKATSIQLAEKAQKRRNLIHIQNANLWLSERLLIQNIQLHITTGDRLAIVGANGSGKSTLAKAILGMKQPTAVLHEGEVILAPAMKAVYLDQTYELVNRQQTILENMQAANPSLSYQLLRQQLGHFLFKYNDVHKSASVLSGGELARLAIAIISISEIDLLILDEPTNNLDIATVEQMIVGINEYQGALWVISHDLAFLSRINITKSYKLSNQTLQMTSYLPSTPEQYYRELLQTY from the coding sequence ATGCAGAAAAAATCAATATTATTAGCTGAGAATTTAGGTTATCAACTCGGCTCAACTAGGACTTTATTCGAGAAAGTTCAGGTGAGTATTGCTGCAGGCGATCGCATCGCTTTAGTTGGTAGTAATGGTGTAGGAAAATCCACTCTATTGAAAATACTTGCAGGACAAATTACGCCTAGCAATGGTTCTGTATGGTGCAAGGGTAATGTCTACTATTTGCCCCAAATCAGCACCATCAGGCAAGAGATTAGCGCAGAGACCGTACTCGATTTCTTGAGTACCAAATCTGATGAATGGTGGCAGATTGAGGAAGTTTTACAAACGCAATTCCACACCACCATAGATTTATCTTTATTAATGACTAACTTGAGTGGTGGCGAACTCACAAAACTATTTCTAGCAATTGGTTTATCTCAAGCACCAAACATACTATTGCTAGATGAACCAACCAATCACATGGATCTACTAGCGCTAGAAAATTTAAGGCAAATTCTGGTAAATTTTTCTGGCGCATATATTATTGTTTCCCACAAGCCTTTATTTTTGGATCAGGTGGCAGAAGTTACTTGGGAACTAACATCTGAAGGGGTAAAAGTATATGGAGGTAATTTTTCTGAATACCGCCAACAAAAAGAAATTGAGTTAGCAGCTGCAGTGCGATCGCATGAAGTCGCCAGAAAAGAACTCAAACGCGTCCAAACTACAGCCATGCAAGAACAGCAACGCGCCGCGCAATCTCAGCGTCAAGGGCGTGCTAAGTTTCTCAATGGCAGTATTGATCGGATGTCAGCCGGATTGATTAAAGCCAAAGCTGAGGCTGCTTCTGGGAATGCCAACAAGAAGCACGAGCTTGCAGTAGCAAAAGCTACCCGAAATGTGGCAGATACTAAAGTAAAAACCACAAAAGCAACCAGTATTCAGTTAGCCGAAAAAGCTCAAAAACGCCGCAACCTGATTCATATTCAAAATGCCAATCTTTGGCTATCAGAACGCCTACTGATACAAAACATCCAACTGCATATTACCACAGGCGATCGCCTGGCAATTGTCGGTGCGAATGGTTCGGGTAAATCGACTCTCGCCAAAGCTATTTTAGGGATGAAACAGCCAACAGCGGTTTTGCATGAGGGTGAAGTTATACTCGCACCAGCCATGAAAGCTGTATATCTTGATCAAACCTATGAACTAGTAAACCGCCAGCAGACAATATTAGAAAATATGCAAGCTGCGAACCCCAGTCTCAGCTATCAACTGCTGCGTCAACAGCTAGGACACTTTTTGTTTAAATACAATGACGTTCACAAAAGTGCATCAGTGTTGAGTGGGGGAGAATTAGCCAGATTAGCGATCGCAATTATTAGTATCTCTGAAATTGACCTGTTGATTCTCGATGAGCCGACTAATAACTTAGATATTGCAACCGTCGAGCAAATGATAGTAGGTATTAATGAGTATCAAGGCGCGCTTTGGGTAATTTCCCACGATTTAGCTTTCCTCAGCCGCATTAACATTACTAAAAGCTACAAGTTAAGTAACCAAACCTTGCAAATGACAAGCTATTTACCCAGTACACCAGAGCAATATTATCGAGAATTACTGCAAACTTATTAA
- a CDS encoding YsnF/AvaK domain-containing protein, with protein MNSQTLSQNNTQASPPINKRISNLLDNLGSKVRNFAVIDRQGQLLGVVKDLVLDAQNRLNLVISKHINQNSEESGAQQVADKQKSFLLRSQRIKKIDNPTKSILIDLEKSEIENMSDNLENHKPSEQIVSNGSTGEMAYSQTINNSLDTEKSSEISDERTIKLLEERLVINSDKRKIGDIIVRKEIETRMVQVPMRREKLIVEQVSPEHKQLAEIDLGQEEISEIALNAGEIPEVASLENGLTVSGLFTSPKIASLLLNAIALEKQQGCKQVRVSIVVEDEEYRQKYQEWFDRCSLGQPPKPEL; from the coding sequence ATGAATAGCCAAACTTTGTCACAAAATAACACACAAGCAAGTCCACCCATCAATAAACGCATTAGCAACTTGCTGGATAATTTGGGAAGCAAAGTGAGGAATTTTGCTGTCATAGATAGGCAAGGACAACTGCTTGGTGTAGTCAAAGATTTAGTTTTAGATGCTCAAAATAGACTAAACTTAGTTATATCTAAACATATAAACCAAAATAGTGAAGAATCTGGTGCCCAACAAGTTGCTGATAAGCAAAAGTCATTTCTATTAAGGAGCCAGAGAATAAAAAAAATTGATAATCCTACTAAATCAATTCTCATAGATTTAGAAAAATCAGAAATTGAAAATATGTCAGATAATTTAGAAAACCATAAACCCAGCGAACAAATAGTATCTAATGGCTCAACTGGGGAAATGGCTTATAGCCAAACTATAAATAACAGCCTAGATACGGAAAAATCTTCAGAAATTAGCGACGAGAGAACTATTAAATTATTAGAAGAACGCTTGGTAATTAATAGTGACAAGCGGAAAATTGGAGACATAATTGTCCGCAAAGAAATTGAAACCCGGATGGTGCAAGTTCCTATGCGTCGTGAAAAGCTAATTGTGGAACAAGTTAGCCCAGAACATAAACAATTAGCTGAAATTGATTTAGGACAAGAGGAAATTTCTGAGATTGCATTGAATGCAGGAGAAATACCAGAAGTTGCCAGTTTGGAAAATGGTTTAACTGTAAGCGGCTTGTTTACTTCTCCTAAAATTGCTAGCCTACTGTTGAATGCGATCGCACTTGAAAAGCAACAAGGTTGTAAGCAGGTAAGAGTGTCTATTGTTGTGGAAGATGAGGAATACCGTCAAAAATACCAAGAGTGGTTTGACCGTTGTTCTTTAGGTCAACCACCAAAGCCAGAATTATAA